Part of the Paludisphaera borealis genome, GTCCTTCTTGACGTAGGCCGCCGAGTACCGCGAGGTTTCCGCGCGGCTGTCGGCGTTGGCGTCCTGGGTCGTCGGAACCGTGATCGTGGCCGTCCCTTCTTCGAGAGCCGCTTCCGTGCCGAGCAGGCGCAGGCTCTCGGTCTTGACGGCGATGGTTTGGCCGGGGGTGGCCTCGAACGAGGCGGCGAACAGCTTCTCGACGGCTGACCGGCCCTCGACCGTCTTACCCCCCTCGGTTGCGATCCGGGCCTGGTCGGTGAACAAGGCCGCGACCGCCTTGGCGTCTCCCGCGTTGAACGCGCGGGTGAACTCGACGACGAGGGCGCGGATCGCCGATTCGTCGGCCGACTCGTGGGCCGGCCGTTTGGCGGGGCGTTCATCGGTCTGCAAGCCCGACGCGGTCGACTGGGCCGCAACGTGATCGTGGCCGAGCAGACACAAGACGATCAGTGCGAATGCGGATCTCATGGTGTTCGACTTTCTGCTTCAGCCCGCGACCGGTGCGGATCGTCGGCGGCGGACCAGCATGAAAACGGACGAAAAGCCGAGGCCGCCGATGATCCAGGAGGACGGCTCGGGGACGGCGCCGACCGGCGTGCCCATGACCTGGATCAAGTACGGGGCGTTCGGCTGGCTTACCCAAACGCCCGAGCCGGGTGGGATGGTCGCGGCGGCGGAAGTCAGGATGCCTTCCGAGGCCGAGTCAATGGCCGTGTCGTACGTGTATTGCCACTCGAACGGCGTGCCGCCGGCCGCCGTGACCGTGAGCACGAACCAGTATTCGGTGTTCGCCTTCAGCACGAAGTTGGTCATCGGCGTGAAGTTCAAGGTCGCGAAACTTGCGTCGATCGTCGGAACGAGGAAGGTCGCCAGGGGAGAGGAAACATCCGGAACGTCCTTGCCTAGGGCGTTCGTTGTGGAAGCCGCGAGCACCGCCGAGACGGCGAACGTCCCGCCGGGGTTGAAACCGCCGAGGACCGCTTCGATCGAGGTCAGGTTCCAGTCCCGGCCGCCGGTCTTGAACCCCTGGGCCCGCGCGTCGGCCGCATCGACCGCGTCGGATCCGAACGGCGCGTTCGCGAGGTTGCCGACGAGCAGCGAATCGCCCCGAGCCGCGGCGGTCGAAATCATGATGAATAAGGCGGTTACGGCCGATCGATGGAGAATTCGCATCGTGGACTCGCAGGGTTCGACTTCTGGAAGGATCGAGAACGCCGCCGGCGGATTCCGCAGTGAGAAGAGATACGCGCGTCCGCTCTGGGATTCAATGTACGAAACCCGTCCAACCTGGAAAATCGCAAAGCGGGTCGAACCGGGTCGGCATCGCGTGGTCTTGCTGGGATTTCGACGTCGACCGGCCCGCATTTCCGGGCGCGGCGATTTTTGCCGATTGACCCGAAGCGCGCGTCAACCTATCATTCTTGTAGTCGAACTGTTTGATCCTAATTCGTTCCTCTCAGGGGAACGTGGATTGGAACGAGCCCAGCGATGCGAATTCCGCTTGCAAGCCTTAGTCTGCTTATCCTCGGCCTTACCGGCCGCAAGGGAGCGTCGTCTTAGGGCTTGTCAGGTTCCCGCATGGTCAGCCAGAGAAGCCCCGAGACTCACCCTTGCCGGTGGATCTCGGGGCTTCTTTCGTTGTGGCCCCGTGCGTCCCCGGTGGTGCGTCCTGTCTTTGCGGGCGGGCTTGGATGAGTCGAATCCTTTTTTAGAACTTTGAGCGAGCCGCGACGGCCGCGAACCCGAAAGGAATGAGCCCAGCCATGACCCCTTCCGACAACTCCAGCGCCGCGTCGTCCACTCCAACCGACGTCGAGGCCGACCGCAACCGCGTGCGGATCTTCGACACGACGTTGCGCGACGGCGAGCAATCGCCGGGCGCGAGCATGAACATGGCCGAGAAGCTCGAACTCGCCCGGGCGCTCGCCGGCATGGGAGTTGACGTCATCGAGGCCGGGTTCCCGATCGCCTCGGTCGGCGACTTCGACTCGGTCCGGGCGATCGCGGCCGAGATCACCGGCGCGACCGTCTGCGGTCTCGCCCGCTGCAACGACCGCGACATTGACCGCGCCTGGGAGGCCGTCCAGTTCGCCCAGAAGCCGCGGATTCACGTCTTCCTGGCCACCTCGGCCATCCATCGCGAGCACAAGCTGAGGATGACGCGGGCGCAGATCGTGGAGCGGGCCGTGGCCGGCGTGCGTCGCGCGGCGGCCGTCTGCAAAGACGTCGAGTTCAGCCCCGAGGACGCCGCCCGGACCGAGATCGAGTTCCTCCGCGAGGTGATCGAGGCCGTCATCGACGCCGGCGCGACGACCGTCAACATCCCCGACACGGTCGGCTACGCCATGCCCTCGCAGTATGCGGCGGTGATCCGCGCGCTGATTGAAGGGGTTCCCAACATCGGTCGAGCCGTCATCAGCACGCACTGCCACGACGACCTCGGCTTGGCCGTCGCCAACAGCCTGGCCGGCGTCGAGGCCGGCGCCCGCCAGGTCGAATGCACGATCAACGGCATCGGCGAACGCGCGGGCAACGCCGCCCTTGAAGAGATCGTTATGGCCCTGAAGACCCGCCATGACTATTACGGCCTGGAGACGAACATCAAGACCGAGCGGCTCTTCCCGGTCAGTCGGATGCTCTCGTCGATCACCGGCATGGCGGTCCAGCGCAACAAGGCGATCGTCGGCAGTAACGCCTTCGCCCACGAGGCGGGCATTCACCAGGACGGTATGCTCAAAGAGCGTTCGACATACGAGATCATGCGCCCGGAAGACGTCGGCGTATCCCGGACCGACCTGGTTCTGGGCAAGCATTCGGGCCGTCACGCCCTGCGCGACCGGGTCGTCGAGATGGGGTACACGCTGAGCGAGGAGCAGATCGAGACCCTCTTCCACGACTTCAAGGCGCTGGCCGACAAGAAGAAGGAAGTCTACGACGAAGACGTGGCCGTCCTGGTCGAGAAGTTCATGGGCGACGTGCCGGCCCACTGGCAGCTCTTGAGCCTGCACACCACCGCCGGCACCAGCGTCTTGCCGACGGCGACCGTCTCGATCCGCCGCCCCGACGGCGAAATCGTCCAGGACGCCGCGATCGGCGACGGTCCGGTCGATGCGATCTTCAAGGCCGTCGAGCGCGTGACGGGCGTCCACGCCAACCTCCACGAGTTCGTCGTCCGGAGCGTGAGCCAGGGCAAAGATGCTCAGGGCGAGGTCACGCTCGAACTCGAAGTCGAGAGCGGCGAGAGCACCTTCCGTGGTCGGGCTGCATCGACCGACATCATCGAAGCCTCGGCGCTCGCCTACCTCAACGCCGTCAACGCCATCACGACCCGCAAGGAGCGTGGCCAGGTCCGCGAGGTCGTCGGCCGTCCCGGCGCGGGGGCCTGACCGCCGAGCCGCTTTCGCCCCTCGTTCGGAATGCAGGCGTCGCGCGACGTCCGTGCATTCCGACCGGCGGCTTCTTCGGGCGCTCCATCGATGGGAGGTCAGTCGAGCTTCGGGCCGGGGGAAGCGGCGGCGCTCGGCTTGGGCTTGGCGGCGACGGCCTTCGCGACTTCGCCGCGCATCCGCTGCAGCACGTTGAGGGGGATGTACGGGGATTCGGTCCACTGCACGAGCCGGTCGCCGAGGGCCTCGAACTGGGCGTGGGCCTCGGGGAAACGGCCGGCCATCGAGCAGAGCGCGGCGTACTTGCTCCGCACGACGTCGTCGTCGGGGAAATGCTTGAGGTACTCGGTGTTGACCGATTCGATGTCGGACCAGACCTCGGGCGAGCCCAGGTATTTCCGCCTGCCATCGCCTAGTCGGGCGGAGTGGCGATAATGGGCGTCGGCGACGAGCAGGATGATCCCGGTGTGCCAGTTCTTCGTGTCGCGGCAGGCGCGGCCGAATTCGAGCATCTCCTCCTCCGCGCCGTGCCACTTGGGGTCGAGCCAGTCGAGCTTGGACCAGCATGCGGATCGATCGTTGCCGTCGGCTTTCATGGCCCGTTCGAACCACAGTTCCATCGTGTCGCGATCGCCGCCGATTCCCTTGTCAATTTCGATAAGGGCGTCGGCGATTCGGGCGTTCTCGGGACGGAGCCGCCAAGCCTCTTCCAGCGCCTCGCGCCCCTTCAGCATGCGCTCCCCGAACTTCTCGAATCCACCTGCGGGCACGTTGGCGGCGAAGGCGGTCGTCCGGGCTTCCCAACTGTATCTATACCAGAACTCTCCCTGGATCTGGAGACGGACGGGGTTCAGATCGGGGAGGTTGGCCAGCGCATCGTCGACCCGCTTGAGGGCTGCCTCGGGCTCGACGCCGATCCCGCGGTAGCCACGGATCAGATCGA contains:
- a CDS encoding 2-isopropylmalate synthase; this encodes MTPSDNSSAASSTPTDVEADRNRVRIFDTTLRDGEQSPGASMNMAEKLELARALAGMGVDVIEAGFPIASVGDFDSVRAIAAEITGATVCGLARCNDRDIDRAWEAVQFAQKPRIHVFLATSAIHREHKLRMTRAQIVERAVAGVRRAAAVCKDVEFSPEDAARTEIEFLREVIEAVIDAGATTVNIPDTVGYAMPSQYAAVIRALIEGVPNIGRAVISTHCHDDLGLAVANSLAGVEAGARQVECTINGIGERAGNAALEEIVMALKTRHDYYGLETNIKTERLFPVSRMLSSITGMAVQRNKAIVGSNAFAHEAGIHQDGMLKERSTYEIMRPEDVGVSRTDLVLGKHSGRHALRDRVVEMGYTLSEEQIETLFHDFKALADKKKEVYDEDVAVLVEKFMGDVPAHWQLLSLHTTAGTSVLPTATVSIRRPDGEIVQDAAIGDGPVDAIFKAVERVTGVHANLHEFVVRSVSQGKDAQGEVTLELEVESGESTFRGRAASTDIIEASALAYLNAVNAITTRKERGQVREVVGRPGAGA
- a CDS encoding choice-of-anchor R domain-containing protein, whose protein sequence is MRILHRSAVTALFIMISTAAARGDSLLVGNLANAPFGSDAVDAADARAQGFKTGGRDWNLTSIEAVLGGFNPGGTFAVSAVLAASTTNALGKDVPDVSSPLATFLVPTIDASFATLNFTPMTNFVLKANTEYWFVLTVTAAGGTPFEWQYTYDTAIDSASEGILTSAAATIPPGSGVWVSQPNAPYLIQVMGTPVGAVPEPSSWIIGGLGFSSVFMLVRRRRSAPVAG